From Variovorax sp. PMC12, the proteins below share one genomic window:
- a CDS encoding glutamate synthase-related protein, with product MTTAAEIQHLQEHGLYSGADEHDACGVGFVAHIKGEKSHAIVLQGLKILENLDHRGAVGADKLMGDGAGILIQLPDHLYREEMAKQGVTLPPPGEYGVGMIFLPKEHASREACEQEMERAIKAEGQVLLGWRDVPVNRDMPMSPTVREKEPLLRQVFIGRGNDVIVQDALERKLYVIRKTASANIQRLKLKHSKEYYVPSMSSRTVVYKGLLLADQVGTYYLDLQDKRCVSALGLVHQRFSTNTFPEWPLAHPYRYVAHNGEINTVKGNYNWMKAREGVMSSPVLGADLQKLYPISFAGQSDTATFDNCLELLTMAGYPISQAVMMMIPEPWEQHATMDPRRRAFYEYHAAMLEPWDGPASIVFTDGRQIGATLDRNGLRPSRYCVTDDDLVIMASESGVLPVPEQKIVRKWRLQPGKMFLIDLEQGRMIDDEEVKANLANSKPYKQWIENLRIKLDSVKAEPVSAPLSQVALLDRQQAFGYTQEDIKFLMSPMAQAGEEGIGSMGNDSPLAVLSSKNKPLYNYFKQLFAQVTNPPIDPIREAIVMSLVSFIGPKPNLLDINQVNPPMRLEVSQPILDFADMAKLRDIGKYTQGKFKSYVLDITYPLAWGDEGVEAKLASLCAEAVDAIKGGHNILIISDRGVSPTQVAIPAVLALSAVHQYLVREGLRTTAGLVVETGSAREVHHFGVLAGYGAEAVHPYLAMETLVAMHADLPGDLSADKAVYNYVKAIGKGLSKIMSKMGVSTYMSYCGAQLFEAIGLNSETVNKYFTGTASRVEGIGVFEIAEEAIRMHKAAFGDDPVLANMLDAGGEYAWRTRGEEHMWTPDAIAKLQHSTRANNWNTYKEYAQLINDQNRRHLTLRGLFEFKIDPAKAIPVDEVEAASEIVKRFATGAMSLGSISTEAHSVLAVAMNRIGGKSNTGEGGEDPARYRNELKGIPIKQGDTLKSVIGAANVEVDMPLRDGDSLRSRIKQVASGRFGVTAEYLHSADQIQIKMAQGAKPGEGGQLPGGKVTEYIGKQRYAVPGVGLISPPPHHDIYSIEDLAQLIHDLKNTAPHASISVKLVSEIGVGTIAAGVAKCKSDHVVIAGHDGGTGASPWSSIKHAGSPWEIGLAETQQTLVLNRLRSRIRVQADGQMKTGRDVAIGALLGADEFGFATAPLVVEGCIMMRKCHLNTCPVGVATQDPVLRKKFSGKPEHVVNYFFFVAEEVRQIMAQLGIRKFDDLIGRADLLDMRKGIEHWKASGLDFSRLFALPSVPADVPRFHVENQDHGLDKALDVKLIEKSRPAIEKGEKVQFIEVARNVNRSVGAMLSGALTKVHPQGLPDDSIRIQLEGTGGQSFGAFLARGITLYLIGDANDYTGKGLSGGRVVVRPSLDFRGEAVRNTIVGNTALYGATTGEAYLCGVAGERFAVRLSGATAVIEGTGDHGCEYMTGGTVAVLGKTGRNFAAGMSGGVAFVYDEDGQFASRCNLSMVSLDKVLTSAEQTASVHRKIWHGGETDEAQLKKLLGEHHRWTGSKRARELLDNWAVSRTKFVKVFPNEYKRALAELHDRKVELTSTGNNAHIGLEPHALTAPAPQTAPASV from the coding sequence ATGACGACGGCTGCCGAGATTCAACATCTCCAAGAACACGGTCTGTATTCCGGTGCCGACGAGCACGATGCCTGCGGCGTCGGCTTCGTCGCACACATCAAGGGCGAGAAAAGCCATGCCATCGTGCTGCAGGGCTTGAAGATCCTCGAAAACCTCGACCATCGCGGCGCCGTCGGTGCCGACAAGCTGATGGGCGACGGCGCCGGCATCCTGATCCAACTGCCCGACCACCTGTACCGCGAAGAAATGGCGAAGCAGGGTGTCACGCTGCCCCCGCCGGGCGAGTACGGCGTCGGCATGATCTTCCTGCCGAAGGAACACGCTTCGCGCGAAGCCTGCGAACAGGAAATGGAACGCGCCATCAAGGCCGAAGGCCAGGTGCTGCTCGGCTGGCGCGACGTGCCGGTCAACCGCGACATGCCCATGTCGCCCACCGTGCGCGAAAAAGAACCGCTGCTGCGCCAGGTGTTCATCGGCCGCGGCAACGACGTGATCGTGCAGGACGCGCTGGAACGCAAGCTCTACGTGATCCGCAAGACCGCCAGCGCCAACATCCAGCGCCTGAAGCTCAAGCACAGCAAGGAATACTACGTTCCCAGCATGTCGAGCCGCACCGTGGTCTACAAGGGCCTGCTGCTGGCCGACCAGGTCGGTACCTACTACCTCGACCTGCAGGACAAGCGCTGCGTCTCGGCCCTGGGCCTGGTGCACCAGCGCTTCTCGACCAACACCTTCCCGGAGTGGCCGCTGGCCCACCCGTACCGCTACGTCGCCCATAACGGCGAAATCAACACGGTCAAGGGCAACTACAACTGGATGAAGGCCCGCGAAGGCGTGATGTCCTCGCCCGTGCTGGGCGCCGACCTGCAGAAGCTCTACCCGATCAGCTTCGCCGGCCAGTCCGACACCGCCACCTTCGACAACTGCCTCGAGCTGCTGACGATGGCCGGCTACCCCATCAGCCAGGCCGTGATGATGATGATTCCCGAGCCCTGGGAACAGCACGCCACCATGGACCCGCGCCGCCGCGCGTTCTATGAGTACCACGCCGCCATGCTCGAGCCGTGGGACGGCCCGGCCTCCATCGTGTTCACCGACGGCCGCCAGATCGGCGCCACGCTCGACCGCAACGGCCTGCGTCCCTCGCGCTACTGCGTGACCGACGACGACCTGGTCATCATGGCCTCCGAATCGGGCGTGCTGCCCGTGCCCGAGCAGAAGATCGTGCGCAAGTGGCGCCTGCAGCCCGGCAAGATGTTCCTGATCGACCTGGAACAGGGCCGCATGATCGACGACGAGGAGGTCAAGGCCAACCTCGCCAACAGCAAGCCCTACAAGCAGTGGATCGAGAACCTGCGCATCAAGCTCGACAGCGTCAAGGCCGAGCCGGTCTCCGCGCCGCTCTCGCAAGTCGCGCTGCTCGACCGCCAGCAGGCCTTCGGCTACACCCAGGAAGACATCAAGTTCCTGATGAGCCCGATGGCGCAGGCCGGCGAAGAGGGCATCGGCTCCATGGGCAACGACAGCCCGCTGGCCGTGCTCTCGAGCAAGAACAAGCCGCTGTACAACTACTTCAAGCAGCTGTTCGCGCAGGTGACGAATCCGCCGATCGACCCGATCCGCGAAGCCATCGTGATGTCGCTGGTGTCCTTCATCGGCCCCAAGCCCAACCTGCTGGACATCAATCAGGTCAACCCGCCGATGCGGCTCGAAGTGAGCCAGCCGATCCTCGACTTCGCCGACATGGCGAAGCTGCGCGACATCGGCAAGTACACGCAGGGCAAGTTCAAGAGCTACGTGCTCGACATCACCTACCCCCTCGCGTGGGGCGACGAAGGCGTCGAAGCCAAGCTGGCCTCGCTGTGCGCCGAAGCAGTGGACGCCATCAAGGGCGGCCACAACATCCTGATCATCAGCGACCGCGGCGTGAGCCCGACGCAGGTGGCCATTCCCGCCGTGCTGGCGCTGTCGGCCGTGCACCAGTACCTGGTTCGCGAAGGCCTGCGCACCACGGCCGGCCTGGTGGTCGAGACCGGCTCGGCGCGCGAAGTGCATCACTTCGGCGTGCTGGCCGGCTACGGCGCGGAAGCCGTGCACCCGTACCTCGCCATGGAAACGCTGGTGGCCATGCATGCCGACCTGCCGGGCGACCTCAGCGCCGACAAGGCGGTCTACAACTACGTCAAGGCCATCGGCAAGGGCCTGTCGAAGATCATGTCGAAGATGGGTGTCAGCACCTACATGAGCTACTGCGGCGCCCAGCTGTTCGAAGCCATCGGCCTGAACAGCGAGACGGTCAACAAGTACTTCACCGGCACCGCCAGCCGCGTGGAAGGCATCGGCGTCTTCGAGATCGCCGAGGAAGCCATCCGCATGCACAAGGCCGCCTTCGGCGACGACCCGGTGCTCGCCAACATGCTCGACGCCGGCGGCGAATACGCCTGGCGCACGCGCGGCGAGGAGCACATGTGGACGCCCGACGCCATCGCCAAGCTGCAGCACAGCACGCGCGCCAACAACTGGAACACGTACAAGGAATACGCCCAGCTCATCAACGACCAGAACCGCCGCCACCTCACGCTGCGCGGCCTGTTCGAGTTCAAGATCGACCCCGCCAAGGCCATTCCGGTCGACGAAGTCGAGGCTGCGTCCGAAATCGTGAAGCGCTTCGCCACCGGCGCGATGTCGCTCGGCTCGATCAGCACCGAGGCGCACTCGGTGCTGGCCGTGGCCATGAACCGCATCGGCGGCAAGAGCAACACCGGCGAAGGCGGTGAAGACCCCGCGCGCTACCGCAACGAACTCAAGGGCATCCCGATCAAGCAGGGCGACACGCTCAAGAGCGTGATCGGCGCGGCCAACGTCGAGGTCGACATGCCGCTGCGCGACGGCGACTCGCTGCGCTCGCGCATCAAGCAGGTCGCGTCGGGCCGCTTCGGCGTCACGGCCGAGTACCTGCATTCGGCCGACCAGATCCAGATCAAGATGGCACAGGGCGCCAAGCCGGGCGAGGGCGGCCAGCTGCCGGGCGGCAAGGTCACCGAGTACATCGGCAAGCAGCGCTATGCGGTGCCGGGCGTGGGCCTGATCTCGCCGCCGCCGCACCACGACATCTACTCGATCGAAGACCTGGCGCAGCTGATTCACGACCTGAAGAACACCGCGCCGCACGCCAGCATAAGCGTGAAGCTGGTGAGCGAGATCGGCGTGGGCACCATCGCCGCGGGCGTCGCCAAGTGCAAGAGCGACCACGTCGTGATCGCCGGCCATGACGGCGGCACGGGCGCATCGCCCTGGTCGTCCATCAAGCATGCGGGCAGCCCGTGGGAAATCGGCCTGGCCGAGACGCAGCAGACGCTGGTGCTCAACCGCCTGCGCAGCCGCATCCGCGTGCAGGCCGACGGCCAGATGAAGACTGGCCGCGACGTCGCCATCGGCGCGCTGCTGGGCGCCGACGAGTTCGGCTTTGCCACGGCGCCGCTGGTGGTCGAGGGCTGCATCATGATGCGCAAGTGCCACCTGAACACCTGCCCGGTGGGCGTGGCCACGCAAGACCCGGTGCTGCGCAAGAAGTTCTCCGGCAAGCCCGAGCACGTCGTCAACTACTTCTTCTTCGTTGCCGAAGAAGTGCGCCAGATCATGGCCCAGTTGGGCATCCGCAAGTTCGACGACCTGATCGGCCGTGCCGACCTGCTCGACATGCGCAAGGGCATCGAGCACTGGAAGGCCTCGGGCCTCGACTTCAGCCGCCTGTTCGCGCTGCCGAGCGTGCCGGCCGACGTGCCGCGCTTCCATGTCGAGAACCAGGACCACGGCCTGGACAAGGCGCTCGACGTGAAGCTCATCGAGAAGTCGCGCCCCGCCATCGAGAAGGGCGAGAAGGTGCAGTTCATCGAGGTGGCGCGCAACGTCAACCGCTCGGTGGGCGCCATGCTCTCGGGCGCGCTGACCAAGGTGCATCCGCAGGGCCTGCCCGACGACTCGATCCGCATCCAGCTCGAAGGCACGGGCGGCCAGTCGTTCGGCGCCTTCCTGGCGCGCGGCATCACGCTGTACCTGATCGGCGACGCCAACGACTACACCGGCAAGGGCCTCTCGGGCGGCCGCGTGGTGGTTCGACCCAGCCTCGACTTCCGCGGCGAAGCGGTGCGCAACACCATCGTCGGCAACACCGCGCTGTACGGCGCGACCACCGGCGAGGCCTACCTGTGCGGCGTGGCCGGCGAGCGCTTCGCGGTGCGCCTGTCGGGCGCCACGGCGGTCATCGAAGGCACCGGCGACCACGGCTGCGAATACATGACCGGCGGCACGGTCGCCGTGCTCGGCAAGACGGGCCGCAACTTCGCGGCCGGCATGAGCGGCGGCGTCGCCTTCGTGTACGACGAAGACGGCCAGTTCGCCTCGCGCTGCAACCTCTCGATGGTGTCGCTCGACAAGGTGCTGACCTCGGCCGAGCAGACCGCGAGCGTGCACCGCAAGATCTGGCACGGCGGCGAGACCGACGAAGCCCAGCTCAAGAAGCTGCTCGGAGAGCACCATCGCTGGACCGGCAGCAAGCGCGCGCGCGAGCTGCTCGACAACTGGGCCGTGTCGCGCACCAAGTTCGTGAAGGTGTTCCCGAACGAATACAAGCGCGCGCTGGCCGAGCTGCACGACCGCAAGGTCGAGCTCACCAGCACCGGCAACAACGCGCACATCGGCCTCGAGCCGCATGCGCTGACGGCCCCCGCACCGCAAACGGCCCCGGCTTCGGTCTGA
- a CDS encoding transposase, which yields MARLPRLTLAGMPHHVIQRGNNRQPIFVDRADHEKLLALMADNAVRFRVAVHAYVLMDNHFHLLATPDSATGLPQFMQSVGRSYVRYFNDRHGRSGTLWEGRYRSTLIQTERYLLTCMAYIDLNPVRAGMVADARDFPWSSHGHYAGLRHDKLLTPHPLYWELGNTPFAREAAYVELVRAGVRMADQDALTEATLRGWAAGDDDFLGTLQKSTERRVVKAKAGRPPSGTVS from the coding sequence ATGGCCCGTCTTCCCCGTCTCACCCTGGCAGGCATGCCGCACCACGTGATCCAGCGCGGCAACAACCGCCAGCCGATCTTCGTGGACCGGGCGGACCACGAGAAGCTGCTCGCGCTGATGGCCGACAACGCCGTGCGCTTCCGCGTCGCGGTGCATGCCTACGTGCTGATGGACAACCACTTCCACCTGCTGGCGACGCCCGACAGCGCCACCGGCCTGCCGCAGTTCATGCAGTCGGTGGGGCGCAGCTACGTGCGCTACTTCAATGACCGCCACGGCCGCAGCGGCACCCTGTGGGAAGGGCGCTACAGGTCGACGCTGATCCAGACCGAGCGCTACCTGCTGACCTGCATGGCCTACATCGACCTCAACCCGGTGCGGGCCGGCATGGTGGCCGACGCGCGCGACTTTCCCTGGTCCAGCCACGGCCACTACGCAGGGCTGCGGCACGACAAGCTGCTGACGCCGCACCCGTTGTACTGGGAGCTCGGCAATACGCCGTTCGCGCGCGAGGCCGCCTATGTCGAGTTGGTGCGCGCCGGCGTACGCATGGCCGACCAGGATGCGCTCACCGAGGCCACCCTGCGCGGCTGGGCGGCGGGCGATGATGATTTTCTGGGCACTTTGCAGAAGTCGACGGAGCGGCGGGTGGTGAAGGCCAAGGCGGGCCGGCCGCCTTCAGGCACTGTTTCCTGA
- a CDS encoding DUF1266 domain-containing protein — MFKLFKELIDSVKEGMAEGRAELAQEAAEREAKLQETGAALDARLAASSRFENFAVALAAVYRETFASDLREAEEARRSAVHLLCIGIADKEIEPWKKLLDRDFSVTDGESAEATVATIAGDLPSQPNDGDLALWIGRASHLATGAAAVGHVEAHTALAWLVPVVELAVERFSGWDDYARNFLAGERDAPGSNFVGRKLLASVTEKLLENERSPWKTVAWPTRDELPALLASRPARENTAGLSPA; from the coding sequence ATGTTCAAGCTTTTCAAGGAATTGATCGATTCGGTGAAGGAAGGCATGGCGGAGGGAAGGGCCGAACTGGCGCAGGAAGCCGCCGAGCGCGAGGCGAAGCTGCAGGAAACCGGTGCGGCGCTGGACGCGCGCCTCGCCGCCTCGTCCCGCTTCGAGAACTTCGCCGTGGCGCTGGCGGCCGTGTACCGGGAGACCTTCGCGTCCGACCTGCGGGAGGCCGAGGAAGCCCGTCGCAGCGCGGTGCATCTGCTGTGCATCGGCATTGCAGACAAGGAGATCGAGCCCTGGAAGAAGCTGCTGGACCGCGACTTCTCCGTCACGGACGGCGAAAGCGCCGAAGCCACGGTGGCAACCATCGCCGGCGACCTCCCCTCCCAGCCCAACGACGGCGACCTGGCGCTGTGGATCGGCCGCGCCAGCCACCTCGCCACGGGCGCGGCGGCAGTCGGCCATGTGGAAGCCCATACGGCACTGGCGTGGCTGGTGCCCGTCGTGGAACTGGCCGTCGAGCGTTTCAGCGGCTGGGACGACTACGCACGCAACTTCCTCGCGGGCGAACGCGACGCGCCGGGTAGCAATTTCGTCGGGCGCAAGCTCCTGGCTTCAGTGACGGAGAAACTGCTCGAAAACGAGCGCAGTCCCTGGAAGACCGTGGCCTGGCCCACGCGGGACGAGCTGCCCGCCCTGCTGGCCTCACGTCCCGCCCGAGAGAACACCGCGGGGCTCAGCCCAGCTTGA
- a CDS encoding class I SAM-dependent methyltransferase: protein MNTRFAPKAAKTNKLAKADAELAEVLKPGQSVELLKELHILTREGRLNQDSRRKLKQVYHLFQFIEQLLRELPEEGAGATLADHGAGKSYLGFIIYDLFFRARQGGHVYGIETRSELVERSRALAQRLGFGRMSFLNLTVAESAQASELPAQIDVVTALHACDTATDDAIAFGLAKKARCMVLVPCCQAEVAACLRETKALALSRTPLAELWRHPLHTREIGSQLTNVLRCLYLEANGYSVTVTELVGWEHSMKNELILARYTGQRKASAAARLGELLSQFGLDALGDTRFKLG, encoded by the coding sequence ATGAACACCAGATTCGCCCCCAAGGCTGCAAAGACCAACAAGCTCGCCAAGGCCGACGCCGAGCTGGCCGAAGTGCTGAAGCCTGGCCAGTCGGTGGAGCTGCTCAAGGAGCTGCACATCCTCACCCGCGAGGGCCGGCTCAACCAGGATTCGCGGCGCAAGCTCAAGCAGGTCTACCACCTGTTCCAGTTCATCGAGCAGCTGCTGCGCGAGCTGCCGGAAGAAGGCGCCGGGGCCACGCTGGCCGACCATGGCGCGGGCAAGTCGTACCTGGGCTTCATCATCTATGACCTGTTCTTCCGCGCGCGGCAGGGCGGGCATGTGTACGGCATCGAGACGCGCAGCGAGCTGGTCGAGCGCTCGCGCGCCCTGGCCCAGCGGCTGGGTTTCGGCCGCATGTCGTTCCTGAATCTCACCGTGGCCGAATCCGCGCAGGCGAGCGAGCTGCCGGCGCAGATCGACGTCGTCACCGCGCTGCATGCCTGCGATACGGCCACCGACGACGCCATTGCCTTCGGCCTCGCCAAGAAAGCACGCTGCATGGTGCTGGTGCCCTGCTGCCAGGCCGAAGTGGCCGCCTGCCTGCGCGAGACCAAGGCGCTGGCGCTCTCGCGCACCCCGCTGGCCGAGCTGTGGCGCCATCCGCTGCATACGCGCGAGATCGGCAGCCAGCTCACCAACGTGCTGCGCTGCCTGTATCTGGAAGCCAACGGCTACAGCGTCACCGTCACCGAACTGGTCGGCTGGGAGCACAGCATGAAGAACGAGCTGATCCTGGCGCGCTACACGGGCCAGCGCAAGGCGAGCGCGGCGGCGCGCCTGGGCGAGCTGCTGTCGCAGTTCGGGCTCGACGCGCTGGGCGACACGCGCTTCAAGCTGGGCTGA
- a CDS encoding DUF1415 domain-containing protein → MSGPATIGAAQACADMRRWLERAVIGLNLCPFAKAVHVKGQIHYAVYESAEEADLMDALLAEARDLAALDAAVRDTTLLIAPNTLADFLDFNDFTARAERRLARAGFDGVFQLASFHPQFQFAGTEPDDIGNATNRAPYPTLHLLREESVDRAVDAFPEAEAIFERNIDTLEALGRTGWAALDVGPGSAKP, encoded by the coding sequence ATGAGCGGCCCGGCGACAATCGGGGCCGCCCAGGCCTGCGCCGACATGCGGCGCTGGCTCGAACGCGCGGTGATCGGCCTGAACCTGTGCCCCTTTGCGAAGGCGGTGCACGTGAAGGGGCAGATCCACTACGCCGTGTACGAATCCGCCGAAGAAGCCGACCTGATGGACGCGCTGCTGGCCGAAGCCAGAGACCTCGCGGCGCTCGACGCCGCCGTGCGCGACACCACCCTTTTGATTGCACCGAACACCTTGGCCGATTTTCTGGATTTCAACGATTTCACGGCGCGTGCCGAGCGCCGGCTCGCCCGCGCAGGTTTCGACGGCGTGTTCCAGCTGGCGAGCTTCCATCCGCAATTCCAGTTCGCCGGCACGGAGCCGGACGACATCGGCAACGCCACCAACCGCGCGCCGTATCCCACGCTGCACCTGCTGCGCGAGGAGAGCGTGGACCGCGCGGTCGATGCGTTTCCCGAGGCGGAGGCGATCTTCGAGCGCAACATCGACACGCTCGAAGCTCTCGGCCGGACGGGCTGGGCGGCGCTCGACGTCGGCCCCGGGAGTGCCAAGCCATGA